The sequence TGGATTGAAATTTATGAAGGCGAGCAGGGGCGGACTtaagcgctctcttaagagcctcaggcggctgcagcttctcacctcccctcccctcccctgtagcgtggccgagctgctctgcggtccgcggtgcccggccagagtgataggaaggtgcttagTGTGcaccgcagagcagctcggccacgctacaggggaggtggggtaagaagagaggggggggggggggatgtgtgtaagaagagaaagggaggggggggtgtgtgtgtaagaagagagagggagggtgtgtgtgtgtgtgtgtgtaagaagagagagggagggggtgtaagaagagagagggagggggggtgtgtaagaagagagaggggaggtgtaagaagagagagggaggggggtaacaagagggagggggtgtaagaagagagaggggggtgtaagaagagagggggtaagaagagatgggggggtaagaagagagggggggtaagaagagagggggggtaagaagagagggagtaggggtaagaagagagggaggggggtaagaagagagagggagggggggtaagaagagagagggaggggggaagaagagagagggagggggtgtaagaagagagagggagggggtgtaagaagagggggttaagaagagagggaggggggtaagaagagagagggagggggttaagaagagagagggaggggggtaagaagagagagggagggggagtaagaagggagggggagtaagaagagaggggagagtaagaagagaggggggagtaagaagggggtaagaagagtggggggaggaagaagggagggggagagtaagaagggggtaagaagagggggaggggggagtaaaaagaggaagggggagtaagaagggagggggggagtaagaagggggtaagaagagggggagggggagtaaaaggaagaaggggagtaagaagagggggaggggggagtaagaagagggggaggggggagtaagaagagggggagggaagaggggggagtaagaagagggggagggggagtaaaaagaggaaggggggttagaagagggggtgggggagtaagaagaggggggtaagaagagggggtaggtgggagtaagaagagggggagggggtaagaagagggggaggggagtaagaagaggggggagtaagaagagggaggagtaaggtgaggggggagtaagaagagggggagagtaaggaggcaacgttacggctcttgcgagagtaaactctagccctggagctacgggctagagttcactctcaacactgtgaccaccagggattcctggtggtcgcagtggtgagagtgaactctagccccataaacacactgcccccacacaccatgcacattaacacactgccccccatacccacacacaccatacacatttacacacattgcctcacacacacacacatgcactgcccacccatacacacacagccccccatactaacattgccacacacatacacagccccctcatacacacattgccccacacaccctacacattcacacactacaccccctcacacacactgaacctttcacacacactgcaccccttacacattgcaccactgctcctataccctactacagcctcatatcccagcagaccccaggtaagttgtcaaactgttcttaaacggtttgactacttactctgggaggggggcccggccctcctggcaccataacgactacacagagcagtagtggttattgtgcatggattatttctttaaataatctacaagtgccccagtagcctgccggccagccagcccacaggccggccagccagcccacaggccggccagccagcccacaggctggccagtagccagccagcccacaggccaccagttaggcttagagccagcaagcccacagcctgccagccagcaagccacagccagcaagccaacagcctgccagccgcagcctgcaagcccacagcctgccggcagtagccagcaagcccacagcctgccggcagtagccagtaagcccacagccttccagcaagcccacagactgccagccagcaacagtaattaaggtaagaggagccaacttggcctaggtatcagcgagctatgttgtgttgctatattgtgaataggaaccagagtgttggagagacccccctccaggccccattagactccattgtagtctctaatgggacctggaggaaattctttctaacacactctctaaaggacactgagatagcctctgatagaatgctcccccccaacacacactctgcattgactacactgacacacactctgcattgactacactgacacacactctgcattgactacactgacacacactctgcattcactacactaacacacacactctgcattcactacactgacacacacactctgcattcactacactgacacacactctgcattcactctgcagaccttgtgctttgtcaggggccccaacatttctgatggcagccctgctgccATTGAAACTCTCTGGCCGGGCAGACTGGAGCGGCCTCACAACCAGTGACAAACAGAGCAAGCTgccggccccctcctggtgtcaggtcctcagtCACTAACCAAGGGTCTGATATAATCTGCCCTAAGGCAATGTaggtggccgcgaggccccaggcaGCATGAGGCCTGAGGCGGCCGCCTAaaatgcctaattagagagctgtcTCTGACCACAGTCTAGCACCTGGTAttaaaacagtgattatattaaaGCAGGAGTGCAAGGCATattgaactgtgtgtgtgtatatatatatatatatatatatatatatatacagggagtgcagaattattaggcaaattagtattttgaccacatcatcctctttatgcatgttgtcttactccaagctgtataggctcgaaagcctactaccaattaagcatattaggtgatgtgcatctctgtaatgagaaggggtgtggtctaatgacatcaacaccctatatcaggtgtgcataattattaggcaacttcctttcctttggcaaaatgggtcaaaagaaggacttgacaggctcagaaaagtcaaaaatagtgagatatcttgcagagggatgcagcactcttaaaattgcaaagcttctgaagcgtgatcatcgcacaatcaagcgtttcattcaaaatagtcaacagggtcgcaagaagcgtgtggagaaaccaaggcgcaaaataactgcccatgaactgagaaaagtcaagcgtgcagctgcaagatgccacttgccaccagtttggccatatttcagagctgcaacatcactggagtgcccaaaagcacaaggtgtgcaatactcagagacatggccaaggtaagaaaggctgaaagacgaccaccactgaacaagacacacaagctgaaacgtaaagactgggccaagaaatatctcaagactgatttttctaaggttttatggactgatgaaatgagagtgagtcttgatgggccaggtggatggattggtaaagggcagagagctccagtccgactcagacgccagcaaggtagaggtggagtactggtttgggctggtatcatcaaagatgagcttgtggggccttttcgggttgaggatggagtcaagctcaactcccagtcctactgccagtttctggaagacaccttcttcaagcagtggtacaggaagaagtctgcatccttcaagaaaaacatgattttcatgcaggacaatgctccatcacatgcgtccaagtactccacagcgtggctggcaagaaagggtataaaagaagaaaatctaatgacatggcctccttgttcacctgatctgaaccccattgagaacctgtggtccatcatcaaatgtgagatttacaaggagggaaaacagtacacctctctgaacagtgtctgggaggctgtggttgctgctgcacgcaatgttgatggtgaacagatcaaaacactgacagaatccatggatggcaggcttttgagtgtccttgcaaagaaaggtggctatattggtccctgatttgtttttgttatgtttttgaatgtcagaaatgtatatttgtgaatgttgagatgttatattggtttcactggtaaaaataaataattgaaatgggtatatattagttttttgttaagttgcctaataattatgcacagtaatagtcacctgcacacacagatatccccctaaaatagctataactaaaaacaaactaaaaactacttccaaaaatattcagctttgatattaatgagttttttgggttcattgagaacatggttgttgttaaataataaaattaatcctcaaaaatacaacttgcctaataattctgcactccctgtatatatatatatatatatatatatatatatatatatatatatatatatatatatatatatatatatatatacacacacatacacattacattgcacaaggacttatggggctggcatacattttttttccagggctgctttgaattCCCAGTCAAACCCTGCCGCTACGGATTAGTGAAAAATGACTGCTGCATTCCTGGTCCGGCGATAAGTCAAATGCAAATAGTGTGTAGCCTGACACATACTCATCTCTGTTTATTATGATTCCAGAATCTCCACAGCTTTTCTGCGCCAGTAATAAAATTGACATATATTCACGCACTGCATTAGAATGTTCGAAATCCGGTTGGAATGGTTTTGAAGGGATTTGCTCACCATCCAGATATAGCGCTGCAAAATTCACGCTGTTATGTTTGAAACACAGTGGATTTCTGTCATATGCGCCTGAAAAAGCTTCATTGTCTACAAATGCTAAAACGACAAACTTTGGTAACTGCCCCAGAAACAGGTTTTCTTGGTTGCAGACACGACTGCCGGCCGGTATGCTGAATACTTTCATACTGATGCGCTCTATGGCATATTTAGCATTACCGTTTAAAAGTCCTTGCGCGTGACCTATTCTCACCGCTGGTGATATTTGTACTCTTTTGACAAATAGTGATGCGTTTAGAATTTGAAGTTTCAGAAGGTCAGCTTCTGCAGACATTAAACAAAAAGAATCTTTATTTTGggtcagttttatttttaaatccaatCCACTCAGTATAAGCTTTTCTTGAAAAAAGAGATCACTGTGTAGATGTCCTAGTAATTCAACAGTCCTTCCGCGATCAGTCATCTGTGCACGCTTTACGAATCCTT comes from Pelobates fuscus isolate aPelFus1 chromosome 5, aPelFus1.pri, whole genome shotgun sequence and encodes:
- the LOC134612213 gene encoding uncharacterized protein F54H12.2-like — protein: MAFIHSSSVECAKSELDLFEIKPTQTSIEKSLYVKVQPLAAISETSPLEFYISGSGEHYYDLNNTLLYIVCKIVKNDNSQIAESSRVSLINYPVATLFNQLDVTLGDRLISQSNNLYAYRAYIETLLNYSAEALSTQFTAGLFYKDTAGHHEDRVLAGDNEGFVKRAQMTDRGRTVELLGHLHSDLFFQEKLILSGLDLKIKLTQNKDSFCLMSAEADLLKLQILNASLFVKRVQISPAVRIGHAQGLLNGNAKYAIERISMKVFSIPAGSRVCNQENLFLGQLPKFVVLAFVDNEAFSGAYDRNPLCFKHNSVNFAALYLDGEQIPSKPFQPDFEHSNAVREYMSILLLAQKSCGDSGIIINRDEYVSGYTLFAFDLSPDQECSSHFSLIRSGRV